One region of Halomonas huangheensis genomic DNA includes:
- a CDS encoding TRAP transporter permease encodes MSHTPENSQHDRLSEQEASPVLVEGVDDEPVEANRRLYEGWKWWLFGALAVAYASFHLISLNLYPIETWSFRILHVCGALVLGFGLYAGSRFAEEGKSTGLRWPDLAALVLLVPAAYALIRSIMMYYTMADGALRIDPVIENWHYGAPLIAATCGAILLSWVPGQARDRLVVADIVLILGSVAVTIYLLTVFNSPLRASTGTSFAPMGITWAAIAGSLLILEMTRRVAGLALVAIAVIFLGYVFLGPMLPGFLGYPGLGLGRFFSQVYTDAGILGPTTAVSSTYIILFIIFAAFLQASRVGDYFVNFAFAGAGRARGGPAKVAIFASGLMGMINGTSAGNVVSTGSLTIPLMKKVGYPARSAGAIEAAASTGGQIMPPIMGAGAFIMAEVTGIPYTEIAIAALIPSILYFASIYFMVDFEAARKGMRGMRKDEIPQFSKLVKQVYLFAPIIILIAALFMGYSVIRAGTLATASAAVVSWLSPYRMGVREIIKALNLAGTMAIQIIAVCACAGLIVGVIALTGVGARFSSLLLGLAGVSQLLALFFAMCISILLGMGMPTTAAYAVAASVVAPGLINIGIEPLIAHFFVFYFAVVSAITPPVALASYAAAGISGDNPMGTSVASFKIGLAAFIVPFMFFYSPAMLMEGSWLQILRVGLTATLGIVLLAATVQAWFFGPVKAWQRLVMLIGALFLIYGGIYTDVAGLVIAGALFAMQRARGNGARPATSS; translated from the coding sequence ATGTCCCATACTCCCGAAAACTCTCAGCACGATCGTCTATCCGAACAGGAAGCCTCTCCGGTGTTGGTGGAAGGTGTCGACGACGAACCTGTCGAGGCCAATCGCCGACTTTACGAAGGCTGGAAATGGTGGCTGTTCGGCGCCCTTGCCGTCGCCTATGCGAGCTTCCACCTGATATCGCTGAACCTCTATCCGATCGAGACCTGGTCGTTCCGCATTCTGCACGTCTGTGGAGCGCTGGTACTGGGCTTCGGTCTCTATGCTGGCTCACGCTTTGCAGAGGAAGGGAAGTCCACGGGGTTGCGCTGGCCGGACCTGGCCGCTCTTGTACTGCTGGTGCCTGCGGCCTACGCCCTGATCCGCTCGATCATGATGTACTACACCATGGCGGACGGCGCATTGCGTATCGATCCTGTCATCGAGAACTGGCACTATGGCGCGCCACTGATCGCCGCCACCTGTGGTGCCATTCTGTTGTCCTGGGTACCGGGCCAGGCGCGTGATCGCCTGGTAGTGGCTGACATCGTACTGATCCTTGGTTCGGTCGCAGTCACAATCTATCTGCTGACCGTCTTCAACAGTCCGCTACGCGCCTCCACCGGTACTTCATTTGCGCCCATGGGCATTACCTGGGCTGCCATCGCCGGTTCGCTGTTGATTCTCGAGATGACCCGTCGCGTCGCCGGTCTGGCACTGGTGGCCATTGCCGTCATCTTTCTTGGCTATGTATTTCTCGGCCCGATGCTACCGGGCTTCCTCGGCTATCCGGGCCTCGGACTCGGTCGCTTCTTCAGTCAGGTCTACACCGATGCCGGGATCCTCGGCCCGACCACTGCAGTGTCCTCGACCTACATCATTCTGTTCATTATCTTTGCCGCCTTCCTGCAGGCCTCGAGGGTCGGTGACTATTTCGTCAACTTCGCCTTTGCCGGTGCCGGTCGTGCCCGTGGTGGCCCCGCCAAGGTGGCAATCTTCGCCTCAGGCCTGATGGGCATGATCAACGGCACCAGTGCCGGTAACGTGGTATCCACTGGTTCACTGACCATCCCGTTGATGAAGAAGGTCGGCTACCCTGCACGCAGTGCTGGTGCCATCGAGGCGGCCGCTTCCACCGGTGGCCAAATCATGCCGCCGATCATGGGAGCGGGCGCCTTCATCATGGCCGAAGTGACCGGGATTCCCTACACCGAGATCGCGATCGCTGCGCTTATCCCTTCGATCCTGTACTTCGCCTCGATCTACTTCATGGTCGACTTCGAGGCCGCGCGCAAGGGCATGCGCGGCATGCGCAAGGATGAGATTCCGCAGTTCTCGAAACTGGTCAAGCAGGTCTACCTGTTCGCCCCGATCATTATCCTGATCGCCGCTCTGTTCATGGGCTACTCGGTCATCCGTGCCGGCACCCTGGCAACGGCATCCGCGGCAGTGGTCAGTTGGCTATCGCCCTACCGCATGGGCGTACGCGAGATCATCAAGGCTCTCAACCTCGCCGGCACCATGGCGATCCAGATCATCGCCGTCTGTGCCTGCGCCGGCCTGATTGTTGGTGTCATTGCGCTGACTGGTGTCGGCGCCCGGTTCTCGTCACTGTTGCTTGGCCTCGCCGGCGTCAGCCAATTACTGGCGCTGTTCTTCGCCATGTGCATCAGCATCCTGCTGGGGATGGGTATGCCGACAACCGCCGCCTATGCCGTGGCTGCCTCGGTGGTCGCTCCAGGTCTGATCAACATCGGCATCGAACCGCTGATCGCACACTTCTTCGTATTCTACTTCGCGGTGGTCTCGGCGATCACACCACCGGTGGCATTGGCATCCTATGCGGCCGCTGGAATTTCCGGCGACAACCCGATGGGCACATCGGTAGCCTCGTTCAAGATCGGCCTCGCCGCCTTTATCGTGCCGTTCATGTTCTTCTACAGCCCGGCCATGCTGATGGAAGGCAGCTGGTTGCAGATCCTGCGCGTCGGTCTGACCGCAACTCTGGGCATCGTCCTGCTCGCCGCCACGGTTCAGGCCTGGTTCTTCGGACCGGTCAAGGCCTGGCAACGGCTGGTGATGCTCATCGGCGCACTGTTCTTGATCTACGGCGGTATCTACACCGACGTCGCCGGTCTGGTCATCGCTGGCGCGTTGTTCGCCATGCAGCGTGCTCGAGGCAACGGCGCCAGACCGGCAACCTCAAGCTGA
- a CDS encoding TAXI family TRAP transporter solute-binding subunit: MSTTTRIITGALASTLLIAGTAQADREDWPQSFTVGTASQGGTYFVYGSGWANLVADQLDISGGGEVTGGPTQNLALVHGGDVAFGLTTMGPAADAVDGKSPLAPGVAMDNVCALFPMYETPFSITTLSDSGITSISEIPDGARIGFGPAASTSDTYFPAILEELGVDFERRNGGWSDLGGQLQDGLLDVVAFAAGIPIPAVSQLEVQTDVNIIEFTEEEQQKVMDKFPVSDFSIPASTYTTLDHDARAVSMWNFAIAGCDLPEDFVYEVTKVTMENNDKMMDVHRSAATTIPENIKYNTVLPFHPGAARWYEENGYEIDPALIKQ, translated from the coding sequence ATGAGCACCACTACCCGGATCATTACTGGCGCGCTCGCTTCGACTTTACTGATCGCCGGCACCGCTCAGGCTGACCGTGAAGACTGGCCGCAGAGCTTTACCGTGGGTACCGCCAGTCAGGGCGGTACCTACTTCGTATACGGTTCTGGTTGGGCCAACCTGGTGGCGGACCAGTTGGACATTTCCGGCGGCGGCGAAGTCACCGGTGGCCCGACTCAGAACCTGGCGCTGGTGCACGGCGGCGACGTTGCCTTCGGTCTGACCACCATGGGCCCTGCCGCCGATGCGGTCGACGGTAAGAGCCCACTGGCTCCCGGCGTTGCGATGGACAACGTCTGTGCGCTGTTCCCGATGTATGAGACGCCCTTCTCGATCACCACACTCAGCGACAGCGGCATCACCTCAATCTCCGAGATCCCGGACGGTGCACGTATCGGTTTCGGCCCGGCAGCCTCCACCTCCGACACCTACTTCCCGGCGATTCTCGAGGAGCTCGGCGTTGACTTCGAGCGTCGCAACGGCGGCTGGTCCGACCTTGGCGGACAGCTCCAGGATGGCCTGCTGGATGTGGTCGCTTTCGCTGCTGGCATCCCGATTCCCGCGGTCAGCCAGCTTGAGGTACAGACCGACGTCAACATCATCGAGTTCACCGAGGAAGAGCAGCAGAAGGTCATGGACAAATTCCCGGTGTCCGATTTCAGCATCCCGGCCAGCACCTACACCACGCTTGACCACGACGCACGCGCGGTTTCCATGTGGAACTTCGCCATCGCCGGCTGTGATCTGCCGGAAGACTTCGTCTACGAAGTCACCAAGGTGACCATGGAAAACAATGACAAGATGATGGACGTGCACCGCAGTGCGGCGACCACCATTCCCGAGAACATCAAGTACAACACCGTACTGCCGTTCCATCCGGGTGCCGCTCGCTGGTACGAGGAAAACGGCTATGAGATCGACCCTGCTCTGATCAAGCAGTAA
- the metF gene encoding methylenetetrahydrofolate reductase [NAD(P)H], whose amino-acid sequence MSAQEHPLGISFEFFPPNTDAGREKLMHTRDMLAERNPRFFSVTYGAGGSTQNRTIDTVNAVRQCGISTAPHLSCVGSEKAQLRDLLHSYRDQGIDNLVALRGDLPSGMGGVGELRYANELVEFIREETGNHFQVAVAAYPESHPQAPGFEADLQNFARKVNAGADLAITQYFFNADSYFHFVERARQLGVETPIVPGIMPITNYSKLARFSDACGAEIPRWIRKQLEAYGDDSESIAAFGEEVISRLCQRLLDGGAPGLHFYTLNQAAPTLKVVDNICSTR is encoded by the coding sequence ATGAGCGCACAAGAGCATCCGCTGGGTATCAGCTTTGAATTCTTCCCGCCCAACACCGACGCCGGGCGTGAAAAGTTGATGCATACCCGCGACATGCTGGCCGAGCGCAACCCGCGTTTCTTCTCGGTGACCTATGGTGCCGGTGGTTCGACCCAGAACCGCACCATCGATACCGTCAATGCGGTTCGTCAGTGTGGTATTTCCACGGCGCCGCACCTGTCCTGTGTGGGCAGCGAGAAGGCCCAGCTGCGTGACTTGCTGCACAGCTATCGGGACCAGGGCATCGACAATCTGGTGGCACTGCGCGGTGATCTACCATCTGGTATGGGTGGGGTTGGCGAGTTGCGTTATGCCAACGAACTGGTGGAGTTCATCCGTGAGGAAACCGGAAATCACTTTCAGGTTGCCGTCGCGGCCTATCCCGAGTCCCACCCTCAGGCACCGGGCTTCGAAGCCGATCTGCAGAACTTTGCGCGCAAGGTGAACGCGGGCGCCGATCTGGCTATCACCCAGTATTTCTTCAACGCCGACTCCTACTTCCACTTCGTCGAGCGTGCTCGCCAGCTGGGTGTCGAAACCCCGATCGTGCCGGGGATCATGCCGATTACCAACTACAGCAAGCTGGCGCGTTTTTCCGATGCCTGCGGCGCTGAAATCCCGCGTTGGATTCGCAAGCAGCTCGAAGCCTATGGAGATGACAGCGAGTCGATTGCCGCCTTTGGTGAGGAAGTGATTTCGCGCCTGTGCCAACGCCTGCTGGATGGTGGAGCACCGGGCCTGCATTTCTACACGCTCAATCAGGCTGCTCCGACACTCAAGGTCGTCGACAACATCTGTTCGACGCGCTGA